The Lycium barbarum isolate Lr01 chromosome 10, ASM1917538v2, whole genome shotgun sequence genome includes a region encoding these proteins:
- the LOC132614840 gene encoding mediator of RNA polymerase II transcription subunit 4-like, which translates to MLQNVQHQLLQSPARLGLPTPNSPSLQNPNPPPKFSSQVSQPHPPNQQANILTTTTTSSTLLPLLPPLSRAQSLLIQMASLASKLFEVSLNRAHWLSAFRGSLPSFLPSTPPVPRDSSPSSSKEILSVFTSLQTQLFEAVAELQEILDLQDEKQKVIREIRSKDSSILAFANKLKEAERVLDMLVDDYSDYRRPKRAKLENDTEESSVTTVASQLKLSDILSYAHRISYTTFAPPEFGSVQAPLRGALPPAPQDEQMRASQLYNFADLDVGLPKTDEAKKIVEPLIEPLAETNPLANLPNIVVPSGWKPGMPVELPTDLPLPPPGWKPGDPIALPPMDSLSFPPKVEEAQARPVPPAGLPRMPEPIQVRHVQLDIEDDSSEYSSDDASSDSED; encoded by the coding sequence ATGCTACAGAATGTTCAGCACCAACTTTTGCAATCGCCAGCCCGGCTGGGCCTGCCAACTCCCAATTCACCATCTCTTCAGAACCCAAACCCTCCTCCTAAGTTCTCTTCGCAAGTGTCACAACCTCATCCACCGAATCAACAGGCAAATATATTAACCACCACTACCACCTCATCGACCCTCCTTCCTCTTCTCCCACCTCTCTCCCGAGCTCAATCTCTTCTCATTCAAATGGCATCTCTTGCTTCAAAACTCTTTGAAGTCTCACTTAACCGGGCCCATTGGCTCAGTGCTTTTCGAGGATCTCTTCCTTCATTTCTGCCCTCTACGCCGCCGGTTCCACGAGATTCCTCCCCTTCATCGTCAAAAGAAATACTCTCCGTGTTTACTTCTCTTCAGACACAGTTGTTTGAAGCAGTTGCAGAACTGCAAGAAATTCTTGATCTTCAAGATGAGAAGCAAAAAGTCATCCGCGAAATTAGGTCAAAAGATTCTTCGATCCTAGCTTTTGCTAACAAACTCAAAGAAGCTGAGCGTGTTCTTGACATGCTTGTTGATGATTACTCTGATTATCGTCGTCCCAAACGGGCCAAGTTGGAAAATGATACCGAAGAATCTTCAGTAACAACTGTGGCATCTCAGTTGAAATTATCTGACATATTGTCATATGCTCATAGGATAAGCTACACTACTTTTGCACCACCTGAATTTGGTTCCGTACAGGCGCCTCTTCGGGGAGCACTCCCTCCGGCCCCACAGGATGAGCAAATGCGTGCTTCTCAATTATATAACTTTGCTGATCTTGATGTTGGCTTACCTAAAACAGATGAAGCCAAGAAGATTGTTGAGCCACTCATTGAGCCTCTGGCAGAAACTAACCCACTTGCTAATCTTCCAAATATTGTAGTGCCATCTGGATGGAAACCTGGTATGCCTGTCGAGTTGCCCACTGACCTTCCACTTCCTCCACCTGGGTGGAAGCCTGGCGACCCAATTGCACTTCCTCCTATGGATTCTCTTTCATTTCCACCAAAGGTCGAGGAAGCACAAGCACGACCAGTACCTCCTGCAGGACTACCAAGAATGCCAGAACCAATACAAGTTCGGCATGTGCAGCTTGATATTGAGGATGATAGTAGCGAGTATAGTTCTGATGATGCCAGCTCTGATAGTGAAGATTGA
- the LOC132613452 gene encoding uncharacterized protein LOC132613452 codes for MAERFEAFNTGMGLVQEQNDSKGKVVRKNIVASLGNTLSLFPNTTSTSSNVSLAISPHLNPTYIIPQMPSTYTPDQVAIIPNHQFSIATTRFEKSKKNELAISPYRRPGKEIKSLYHEDLGKELHNLRKVINEELCSRNFQILKYEDLCVHPNVELPSGYKIPKFNTFNGKGDPVAHLKDYCSRLIGIGHIEAVRMRLFIQSLSGSALSWYTKQDFSKWLTWEDMARGFIKQFEFNNGGDLHIADLLRVKKTPHESFQEYAIRWRLEASKIHPPLSERELISTFIQIQEDLYYDKLLGACAHNFSDLIRIGRELENAIQ; via the coding sequence ATGGCAGAGAGATTTGAAGCTTTCAACACCGGCATGGGTTTGGTGCAAGAACAAAACGATAGCAAGGGAAAGGTGGTTCGAAAAAATATTGTAGCCAGTCTGGGAAATACCTTAAGCCTTTTTCCTAACACAACCTCAACTTCCAGCAACGTTTCCTTAGCCATTTCGCCTCACTTAAATCCTACCTATATCATTCCACAAATGCCTTCAACCTACACTCCCGATCAAGTAGCGATAATTCCTAATCATCAATTTTCCATAGCCACCACTCGATTCGAGAAAAGTAAGAAAAACGAACTGGCAATATCCCCATACAGGAGGCCTGGAAAGGAAATCAAGTCGCTTTACCATGAAGATTTGGGAAAAGAACTCCACAATTTGAGGAAAGTCATTAATGAAGAGTTATGTTCAAGGAATTTCCAGATTTTGAAGTATGAAGATTTGTGTGTGCATCCAAACGTCGAGCTTCCGTCAGGGTACAAAATACCTAAGTTTAACACTTTCAATGGGAAGGGAGATCCCGTCGCTCATTTAAAGGACTATTGCAGCAGATTAATTGGTATTGGACATATTGAAGCCGTACGAATGAGATTGTTCATTCAAAGTTTATCAGGATCAGCACTCTCTTGGTACACTAAACAAGATTTTAGCAAATGGCTTACGTGGGAGGATATGGCCCGCGGATTTATAAAGCAATTCGAGTTTAACAATGGAGGCGATCTGCACATAGCCGATTTGCTCAGAGTAAAGAAAACGCCACATGAGTCTTTCCAAGAATATGCCATACGATGGAGGttagaagcttcaaaaatacatccTCCATTATCCGAGAGGGAATTGATCTCAACCTTCATCCAAATTCAGGAAGACTTATATTATGATAAGTTGCTCGGAGCCTGTGCACACAACTTCTCTGATTTGATTAGGATCGGTAGAGAACTAGAAAATGCCATTCAATAA
- the LOC132615042 gene encoding protein MIZU-KUSSEI 1-like encodes MISSYPRTTGTVSITTVDCQKQVRSWRLLRSLVELLIPTCNCTFVENDEENYNINPSNYNYHRRQPSSSSSSLSSCSVMTGTIFGYRRGKVSFCIQTSPKSATPALLLELAVSTSTLAREMHEGSVRIALESGSNGGVQSPLRMYCNGKKVGFAVKRKPTKADLQVLRQIESVNVGAGIIHRKEIKRDDDIMYLRGKFERVHGSYDDSESFHLIDPEGSMGQELSIFFLPSRS; translated from the exons ATGATCAGTTCATACCCTAGAACCACCGGCACCGTCTCCATCACCACCGTAGACTGCCAGAAACAAGTCCGGTCGTGGAGGCTCCTCCGCTCTCTCGTGGAGCTACTCATCCCTACGTGCAACTGCACATTCGTAGAAAATGATGAAGAAAACTACAATATTAATCCCTCCAACTATAACTACCATCGTCGccaaccatcatcatcatcatcatcattatcatcttgcTCCGTTATGACGGGGACAATCTTCGGCTATCGCCGGGGAAAAGTTAGTTTTTGTATTCAAACAAGCCCCAAATCAGCTACCCCGGCCCTCCTCCTTGAACTTGCTGTGTCCACCTCCACTCTCGCTAG GGAAATGCATGAAGGGAGTGTGAGAATTGCTTTGGAGAGTGGCAGTAATGGTGGAGTTCAATCACCTTTGAGGATGTATTGTAATGGAAAAAAAGTAGGATTTGCTGTGAAAAGAAAACCTACAAAAGCTGATTTACAAGTATTGCGACAAATTGAATCAGTTAATGTTGGAGCAGGAATTATTCATAGGAAAGAAATAAAacgtgatgatgatattatgtatCTTAGAGGAAAATTTGAGAGGGTCCATGGATCTTATGATGACTCTGAATCATTTCATTTGATTGATCCTGAAGGAAGCATGGGTCAAGAATTAAGCATTTTCTTTCTACCCTCTCGCTCCTGA